The Melanotaenia boesemani isolate fMelBoe1 chromosome 8, fMelBoe1.pri, whole genome shotgun sequence DNA window CTGGAACAGCCTTAATCGGACATGGCCTTTGTGTATGTTTTCCCTTCAGATACATTTACACCTTATTGCACATTTTACATTAACTTTGATTTCCGTAGTTTGCATCTCATCTTTACCAGATAAGTGAATGGAAATGGCATTTAACTGAACATCAAGTACAGAGTTTGAATAAAAAGCATCTgttttccaaacattttcatgtttatttgatgttttcctcttttatgtTGGGTACTGTATGCACTGCATGCAGAACAACCTATTTCAGTTTGTGTTAGGGTATatgaatatattaaataatgtCCTACCTATAGACAGGAATCTTGTTAATAACCAGTGACTGTATGTGAATGTGTCCCTGAACTGTTGAGGAAGCAGCGCTTCAGATACAAAGTGGACATTTAAGGCACACACAGAGCTCTCAAATGTTCCGTTTCCAGTATGAGAACCAGATCGACTGTTACAAACACAATGAGATTTGTTATATTAACACATGAATCTGCACAACAGACATTTCTATGGCTGATTTAGATGTATATTCCTGTTCTCATCTATTCTGGTGGTTTATACTTTACAGTTctttcagaaaaatgtgtaGATAGAAACTGAGGATGCCAACGAGTAATAAAGTCAAACTTCTCCAGTCAGTCTGCCGTGATGAACACGTTACAGGACTTCCCTTGTGTGGCCCTCTTCACCATGTCTGGTCCAGTTCGAGTTAATAAGTAAGCAGATGTCTATTCATTGACGTGGAATCCCCACTCAATTTCTGGCTCGTCGTCAAGGCGTATCACGAGATAGGACACCAGCTGGAAGAGGTTCTGCCACAGGCCCAGGAAGAGGTACATGTAGAAGTCACTGACGTCCATTTGGCAGTGTATGCCCGAGTAATTCATGTCGCACACGCACTCAAAACTGTTCACGTAGTTGATGCAGAAGCCTCCGTTCATGCACGGGTCCGAGGCGCATTCATCCACATCCTTCTCGCACCTgaaaacatgagaaaagaaaaagtctgatGGGGCAAAGTTTGGCATTACAGAGATGCTGGATTGTTTAGCGAGTCGAACCCTCACGAGACATCATGCATGACATCATAGTGCGACAGCAAGAAAAAAGTGACCCAACAACAATGAAGGACAggcatcttcttcttctcttttcatcATGGAGTGAACAGTGAAGTGGAACAACTGAACTCCTAGTGAGAAGTGACGTTTTTGTGTCATTCAATCAGTGGACTCCACTTAAGGAGGAGTGAATGTTGCAAAAAAGACATCAAGCAAAATATTTACTCTGCTAATCCCAATTGGGAAATTAGGCCCTGCATTTTAGCCATATAGGGGGTAAAATGCACCTCTGTTGGCACACTTGGGACTTGAATTCAGACCCTCTAGACCCAAActcacctctgtaaccactatgCTACCATTCCTCTAAGTATTAGTAACCTTTAAGTCGTACCATTGTCCTGTGAAGCCAGGCAGGCAGTTGCAGGTGCTGTAAGTTTCAGAGCAGTTTCCTCCATTAAAGCAGCTGTAGTTCCATTTTGTACCCATACATGAAGATACAGGCAACTGAGGAAGactaggtaaaaaaaaaacaaaaaaacagcagtgtCAACATACTGTCATTTACCTGGCTTTGTTGAAATGTGATCATTTTTTCTGCAAAAGCACTTACGGATCTATCTCAATGTACCATGGGATTTCAGGAATTTTCACCCTGTGGtagaaaagtaagtaaaatcAGTGAAGTGTTAaacttcattttttcttttttttaagctgtggAGCATCTCTAGTGTCAAACTCACTCGCAGTAGCTGCCTGTCATGTTCCTGGGGCAGAGACAGGTGTAGCTCTGGAAGCCTTTGAGACAGGTGGCGCCATGGCTACAgctgctgttttcacacatgtcAACCTCTGCCTCGCATCGCTCCCCGGTGTAGCCCAGCTCACACTCACACTTGTATCCCTCAGGCAGGTTGGTGCAGTTGCCGAAGACGCAAGGGCTGGAGTTGCAGGTGTCTGTGCGATCTTGACAGAGCAGCCCGGACCACTCGGTGGAACACGTGCACTGATGCAGGTCAAACAAGTCCTCACATGCACCCCCATTCTGGCATGGGTTTGGCGAGCATACGCTGGTTCCCCAGCAGCCATATCGTGGAGCAGCATTGCTATTTATTCTTTCAAACTGCTCCTCCTGAGGTCTGGGGAGGTTAAGGTCTGTGTCTAGGTGGAAAGGGAGAAGAAGGCCTCCAATTTCCACTGGACCCAGGCAGCCTGAATATTTCATTCCAGAATCCAGGCTTAATCCTCCCAGGAAGATGTCTGCTCCCTCCTTAAGAAAGTTCAGGTTCTCCacagttgttttaaaagtgcttatGTCCTTCTTGCCTCCATCCACAGCCATGACCCACCAAGATGTTGGCATCTCCTTGCGGATCTCCACAATGTGCCACTCTCCGTTGCCCAGTGGACCCAGGCTTTGAGCTGTCACTCTCGGGGAATCCTCATCAGCCCCAGCCTGAAGCTCCATGACCACATGAGAGTTCAGGAGGGAGATGGTGAGGTAGTGTGAGTCGTTTTGTGCATGAAATAAAGTTGCAGCAGACTGTCTTGTGCGGAAGCTAATGGAGACACTGGTGAGGCTGCGCTGAACCTTTTCACTGCTGCGATAGAGTAAAATGCTGCTTCCAATCCGAAACGTTACGTTGGACAAACCTGAGGTAGAGAAATAAAAGACTTGACTACTAGCTGAACTTATTCCAGTCCCAAGACATCATGCTTATTCTTTTTTACTAACTGCTGAACTTTGAAGATTGCTTTATGACCTTGAGAGTAGCCACaagtctgtgttcacagacagtgatctCCAATAGATCCACACAGTGATTttcagtagagaatcatgtctggttttattGTGGTGCTGTATGAGGGCCCCAAGATCACCAACATTCAGTTTTGACCTTCAGCGTTGTCCCATGCActcagagattcctcctgattctctgactattttgatattatacactgtaaatGATGGGATCTTCAGAAACTTTGAATTTTTactttgaggaacattttttctaaaattgttcCACAACTTTTCGACCCAATTTGTCTCAAATTGGTGAACCTCGTTCCATCTTTCCATTTGTGAGACACTGACTCTctgaaatgcttcttttattcccagtcaTTTCACTGACCTGTTGCCGGTTAAcataattagttgtcaaatgctcctctagttgtttttatttgtgccaataacttttccagccttttgttgccccttACCAACTTTTTAAAGATTAGCTGCTTTAACATTagttaatattttccatgaaatggtaaaatattattattatttttttatttgccattGTCATCCCATCCTGCtttatgcaaagaaaaaaacaaaacaaaacaaaacaaaacaaaacaaaacaggcacTTCTTGTTCAAAACAGCCAAATTATTCTAATTTAGGTAAGAACAAGAAGAAATCCGGGGTCATTAAAACAGTGCAGCTTCTTTAAGCTGCTAGACTAGCAGAATAATCTGTTAAATGCATATGGTGTGACCAACTACAATTTGGACAGGCAGCTACTCCGGATCAACACCCCCCTCTGTTTATCTTCATGAACATGTGACCTGTCCAGGGAGACTTGTCATCATAAACTAACACAGGCATGTGGCGGGAGACCTAATCTGACCAGGGATTACCACGTCTTAGAGGAATCTCATGTGGGATCCCTGCCTCAACTCTGTTCCCGTCTGTAATTAGCCACACTGTAATTAATCAGTCTGTCCTTATCAGTGAGTACCAAGCAGAATTATTACTACATATTTTACCAGTTGTTTCTATGTGTTAttagaaaaaacagaaactctgGTTTTAGGCCAACCCGGTGTACTATCTATAACAACAAATCCATTACGTCTATATTTGACCCTGTTCATCTGCTTTGAAGGCAGTGTTCTTTTTAACACAGGAATACAGCAACAACAGGTTGCAGTTTCAGGATACGTACACTCAAAGCCCTGGGGTAAAGGCTGGCAAACAGCAGAGGCAGGACAGGGAGACAGCTCACACCATTTCATCTCCTCACAACGCTGCCCTGCAGTGTTGGGTGGGCAGCTGCAGATGAAATCATCCCACATGGAGTAACACTCGCCTCCATTGAGACAGGGGTTGACCTGATTtggagaaaacaataaaaatcagagCCCTCTGTGCAATATATAACGGATTAAACTGGTATTATTGATGCAGGTAAGGAATTAGAGTATATGGCTGGTTCAAAGAAGACAAGGTAGTCAACATAACAGGATTGTTAAGACTTACAGCACATGCATTGTTGCTACTGCATCCTTCTGCAACACTGACGAGTTTCTCAGGATGGTAAGAATCAACTGGAGTTGTTATTGGATAGAACTGCAGTCGTTTGCTGTTTATCCTCAGATCCTGGATACATCCCTTAAAGTAGCCACCAAATGAAGCAGAGGCCCTTAGGTCTGGTAGCCCTCCAACGAAAACCAAATCCCCAGGGTGGGTTTGAATGCGCCTAATGGTCATGGAGCCTTGGTTTTGGGCTGACTGGTACAAACTGACAGCAGTTCCTTCCAGCTTCACAGTCACCAGGTGGAAATGGCCATCACTGACCTCATTCCCACCAGCGAGGGTCTCAAAATTATTGATTTGAACTTTGACTCTGCCATCCTCCAGCCACATCCGGAGGTACTGGCTGGTGCTGTTTGACAGGATGAGGAGCAAACCGCTGGACTGTCTGGTGCGAATGAACATGGACACAATAACACTATCACCGAGGTCGGCGTCTAATGAGAAAACAGCATAGCTTTCCAGGTCTTTGTTTCCAAATCTAGCGGTGATGTACTCTGTGAAGgtacaaacaaaaaactgtcaaaGGAGAAGAAAACTAGGCAGAGTATAAATTTGTCAAAGAATAGTAAGAAAGCTGGAAAaagttgggggaaaaaaagacataagaAATGTGGTATTGTCTAACAATAGCCTGCTGCAACTAAAGAGACAACTTACTTGTAAGACTGGCAATTTACAGAAGAAAATTTATAGTATAATATTAGATGAGCCAAAATTGctggaaaagtagaaaaaaatgtagagAAGAAATGTGGGATTGTCTAAAGATTACCGGCTACCACCTCAAAATATGACTTGTTTATAGGTTATATTTACAGCAGCAAGAATATTTTTTACTACTTGGAATTCTAGAAAAATGGTTTGTTGTCATAGAAAGGTTAAGACTGGCAACTCTCCAAAGTTTGTTTCTCAAATAAAGAACTTAAGACATCTTAATATTAGCTTAGCCAAAGTTATACTACCTGCAGAAAATTTGGTATTGTCTAAAGATAACCTGCTACCACCTTAAAATTACCTATTTTTATGTTGCAGCAACAAGAATACTACTTGGAATTTTTGAAAAGTGGTATGATAGGAAAGTTAAGATTGACACTTCTCCAAAGTCTGTCTCAGAAAAATGCCAGCTAACATAATATTAGCTTGGACAAAGTATAAAGAAAAGTGGAAACAAGAAATCGGGTATTGTCTAAAGAGAGCCTGCTGCCAACCTAAAAATATGACTTATTCATTGGTTATACATGTGTTTGGTAACAACAACAATTTTACTACTTTATATGATTGAAATTATAAGTAAGTTAACATTGACAAATTaccaaaatgtttttctcaaatGCAAAACTTCAGATCACATAATATTAGCTTAGCCAAAGTTATGCTAGCTGGAAAAAGTAGGAAAAAAAGATGGGGTATTGTCTAACAACATCCTGCAAATCATAACTTACTTGTATGGTAGATTATGTGTTTCAACAGCAGTAAATTTATtacttgcattttctttttttaattataggaattatt harbors:
- the LOC121644331 gene encoding protein crumbs homolog 1-like, giving the protein MYIETRHLDPEAPLNVTFRFRTDRPNGTLFQRRVDDLLLSIELIHGHLCLLSLRGQGSSTLVQELPEYLSNKKWHTVEASLGGVVSLIRLLCSEGSCTGDSSTEVQLFDQATSLPEPGAVRQSLFIGAVRGNWTLGRTVDEAPANPSAFLGCFRDVFVNSHLVLPVKAPDLGTQANITVGCSDKDKCDDSPCQNRGRCLSQSWRSYMCECHRPYEGSNCVEEYITARFGNKDLESYAVFSLDADLGDSVIVSMFIRTRQSSGLLLILSNSTSQYLRMWLEDGRVKVQINNFETLAGGNEVSDGHFHLVTVKLEGTAVSLYQSAQNQGSMTIRRIQTHPGDLVFVGGLPDLRASASFGGYFKGCIQDLRINSKRLQFYPITTPVDSYHPEKLVSVAEGCSSNNACAVNPCLNGGECYSMWDDFICSCPPNTAGQRCEEMKWCELSPCPASAVCQPLPQGFECLSNVTFRIGSSILLYRSSEKVQRSLTSVSISFRTRQSAATLFHAQNDSHYLTISLLNSHVVMELQAGADEDSPRVTAQSLGPLGNGEWHIVEIRKEMPTSWWVMAVDGGKKDISTFKTTVENLNFLKEGADIFLGGLSLDSGMKYSGCLGPVEIGGLLLPFHLDTDLNLPRPQEEQFERINSNAAPRYGCWGTSVCSPNPCQNGGACEDLFDLHQCTCSTEWSGLLCQDRTDTCNSSPCVFGNCTNLPEGYKCECELGYTGERCEAEVDMCENSSCSHGATCLKGFQSYTCLCPRNMTGSYCEVKIPEIPWYIEIDPLPQLPVSSCMGTKWNYSCFNGGNCSETYSTCNCLPGFTGQWCEKDVDECASDPCMNGGFCINYVNSFECVCDMNYSGIHCQMDVSDFYMYLFLGLWQNLFQLVSYLVIRLDDEPEIEWGFHVNE